A DNA window from Phoenix dactylifera cultivar Barhee BC4 chromosome 13, palm_55x_up_171113_PBpolish2nd_filt_p, whole genome shotgun sequence contains the following coding sequences:
- the LOC103696337 gene encoding Golgi apparatus membrane protein-like protein ECHIDNA, with translation MDRVQPPGENYANPKTCFFHVLFKAAALAFYILSALFIDSFVIIFVVTVLLAALDFWVVKNVSGRILVGLRWWNEINEQGESVWKFECLDQESLARMNKKDSWLFWWTLYLTAVAWIFLGIFSLIRFQADYLLVIGVCLSLSIANIVGFTKCRKDAKKQIQQFASQTIASHFSSTIQSAFSVV, from the exons ATGGATCGAGTCCAG CCTCCAGGGGAAAACTATGCCAATCCAAAGACGTGTTTTTTCCATGTTCTCTTCAAG GCTGCAGCATTGGCGTTCTATATACTCTCAGCTCTTTTCATTGATAGTTTTGTGATCATTTTCGTCGTTACTGTTCTTCTTGCTGCTCTTGATTTTTGGGTTGTCAAGAATGTCAGTGGACGGATATTGGTTGGGCTGAGATGGTGGAATGAGATAAATGAGCAAGGAGAGAGTGTGTGGAAGTTCGAATGCTTGGATCAAGAG TCTCTTGCTCGCATGAATAAGAAGGATTCGTGGCTCTTTTGGTGGACGCTTTATCTCACG GCTGTTGCATGGATTTTCCTTGGGATATTCTCACTTATAAGGTTTCAAGCAGATTATCTACTCGTTATTGGAGTTTGTTTGAGCCTCAGCATTGCAAACATTGTTGGCTTCACAAAATGCCGTAAAG ATGCCAAGAAACAGATCCAACAATTTGCTTCTCAGACAATTGCATCACATTTTAGTTCGACAATACAATCAGCTTTCAGCGTTGTGTGA
- the LOC103709681 gene encoding transcription factor MYB2-like yields MQMGRGVGAEVHGRTWSSATPPSEEDMDLRRGPWTVEEDLILMNYIAAHGEGRWNSLARCAGLKRTGKSCRLRWLNYLRPDVRRGNITPEEQLLILELHSRWGNRWSKIAQHLPGRTDNEIKNYWRTRVQKHAKQLQCDVNSKQFKDVMRYLWMPRLIERIRAASGSSPAAIYQNGSVPMAGDHPAEPGFEAGQVKPSPETSSAAGSSSDSAGMHFSSPPIADCFAECYGGMQGGENKNGDGTHDVQIGGWWPELLPSPGGNSNLGLPDFEQGAWGENLWSVEDIWFQQQF; encoded by the exons ATGCAGATGGGGAGGGGAGTAGGAGCGGAGGTCCATGGAAGGACTTGGAGCTCTGCCACCCCACCAAGTGAAGAGGACATGGATTTAAGAAGAGGGCCTTGGACCGTGGAGGAAGACCTCATACTGATGAATTATATCGCCGCCCATGGCGAGGGCCGATGGAATTCTCTCGCTCGTTGCGCAG GACTGAAAAGAACAGGCAAGAGCTGCCGGCTCCGATGGCTCAACTATCTCCGCCCGGATGTCCGGCGCGGAAACATCACCCCCGAGGAGCAGCTCCTAATCCTCGAGCTCCACTCTCGATGGGGAAACCG GTGGTCCAAGATTGCGCAGCACTTGCCAGGGAGGACCGACAATGAAATAAAGAACTACTGGAGGACCAGGGTGCAAAAACATGCAAAGCAGCTCCAATGCGACGTTAACAGCAAGCAGTTCAAAGACGTCATGCGATACCTATGGATGCCTCGCCTCATTGAAAGAATCCGGGCAGCCTCCGGCAGCTCACCGGCAGCCATCTACCAGAATGGTAGCGTCCCGATGGCCGGCGACCACCCGGCAGAGCCGGGCTTCGAGGCCGGGCAGGTGAAGCCAAGCCCAGAGACCTCCAGCGCCGCCGGGTCATCGTCGGACTCGGCCGGTATGCACTTCTCGTCACCTCCGATCGCCGACTGCTTCGCCGAGTGCTACGGCGGCATGCAGGGAGGTGAAAACAAGAACGGCGACGGGACTCATGATGTTCAGATCGGTGGGTGGTGGCCGGAGTTGCTGCCCAGCCCGGGCGGTAACAGCAACCTCGGGTTACCGGACTTCGAGCAGGGCGCATGGGGGGAGAATCTGTGGAGCGTGGAGGATATTTGGTTTCAGCAGCAGTTCTAA